In the genome of Actinomadura graeca, one region contains:
- a CDS encoding pyridoxal phosphate-dependent decarboxylase family protein, which yields MTLRNEPLTAVFDPRLFRENSQTAVAQLESHLADLSIRGLELTDPLVLSEAARALMTTEHQSIARFDEKKLAAIIELYVRTGIQVHSPGYMGRQFSGTVPLAGVIDFVGSVVNQPSSFYEAGQLPSVAERIMADELNRFIGWEPGRFAMVTTSGGSLANLTALLAARNRAFPGIWARGETGGETGGPRPAIAVSEDVHYSVTRAAGVLGVGEARIVRLPVNRRRQIRADRAREAIAAAEARGLKVFCVVASAGTTPVGAFDPVDELADVAAEAGAWLHVDGAHGASLLVSDRLRRKLRGIDKADSLTWDAHKMMFVPAPCTLLFYRHAHEAIGAFRQRASYVFDEEPDAYHDFDGGDKNLECTKRPMIMPLWTLWAMYGRALFAEKIEYLCHLTEEAHRIVAAEPDFETPHSPEANILCFRYRPGGVEDEHVHHLQLQIRNQVRGGGRFFISKVDLDGVAALRVVFMNHQTTGEHFRMLVDEIRRIGAHLLTKRSGR from the coding sequence GTGACTCTGCGTAACGAACCACTGACCGCCGTTTTCGACCCCCGGCTCTTCCGGGAGAATTCACAGACGGCCGTCGCCCAGCTGGAGTCCCATCTCGCGGACCTCTCCATCCGGGGTCTCGAACTCACCGATCCGCTGGTCTTATCCGAAGCCGCGCGGGCGCTGATGACGACGGAGCACCAAAGTATCGCCCGTTTCGACGAGAAGAAACTGGCGGCCATCATAGAGCTCTATGTCCGTACGGGGATACAGGTTCATTCCCCCGGGTATATGGGACGGCAGTTCTCCGGTACGGTCCCGCTGGCCGGCGTCATCGACTTCGTGGGCTCGGTGGTGAACCAGCCGTCCTCGTTCTACGAGGCGGGGCAGCTGCCGAGCGTCGCCGAGCGGATCATGGCCGACGAGCTCAACCGCTTCATCGGGTGGGAGCCCGGGCGCTTCGCCATGGTGACGACGTCGGGCGGCTCGCTGGCGAACCTGACCGCGCTGCTCGCCGCCCGCAACAGGGCCTTCCCCGGCATCTGGGCGCGCGGGGAGACCGGCGGGGAGACGGGCGGGCCGCGGCCGGCCATCGCGGTGAGCGAGGACGTGCACTACAGCGTGACCAGGGCGGCCGGGGTCCTCGGCGTCGGGGAGGCGCGGATCGTCCGCCTGCCGGTGAACCGGAGGCGGCAGATCCGCGCGGACCGGGCGCGCGAGGCGATCGCCGCGGCCGAGGCCCGCGGCCTCAAGGTGTTCTGCGTCGTGGCCTCCGCCGGCACCACGCCGGTCGGCGCCTTCGACCCGGTCGACGAGCTCGCCGACGTCGCGGCCGAGGCCGGCGCCTGGCTGCACGTCGACGGCGCGCACGGCGCCAGCCTGCTGGTATCCGACCGGCTGCGCCGGAAACTCCGCGGCATCGACAAGGCCGATTCCCTGACCTGGGACGCCCACAAGATGATGTTCGTCCCCGCCCCCTGCACCCTGCTTTTCTACCGCCACGCGCATGAGGCGATCGGCGCTTTCCGGCAGCGCGCGAGCTACGTTTTCGACGAGGAGCCCGACGCCTACCACGATTTCGACGGGGGCGACAAGAACCTCGAATGCACCAAGCGCCCGATGATCATGCCCCTATGGACGCTGTGGGCAATGTACGGGCGGGCGCTGTTCGCCGAGAAGATCGAATATCTGTGCCACCTCACCGAAGAGGCGCACCGCATTGTCGCGGCCGAGCCCGACTTCGAGACACCGCATTCTCCAGAGGCCAACATCCTGTGTTTCCGGTACCGTCCCGGCGGAGTCGAGGATGAACACGTCCACCACCTGCAATTACAGATAAGGAACCAGGTCAGGGGCGGCGGCCGGTTCTTCATATCCAAGGTCGACCTCGATGGCGTCGCCGCGCTGCGCGTCGTCTTCATGAACCACCAGACCACTGGCGAACACTTCCGGATGCTCGTCGATGAGATCAGGCGGATCGGCGCGCACCTGCTCACGAAGAGGAGTGGACGATGA
- a CDS encoding dihydrofolate reductase family protein, with protein sequence MGEVTCDITMSLDGFVAGPDQGLADPLGRGAERLHRWMFEEPEANAEAIEKITSARAYIMGRNMFGPGRGAWDLEWNGWWGEEPPYHAPVFVLTHHPRDSVTMKGGTTFEFVTDGIEAALARAREAADGADVAICGGASTVGQYLAAGLIDELRLHVAPITLGAGERLFEGAGDLRLEQTAVSGTGLVSHLTLRRARG encoded by the coding sequence ATGGGCGAGGTCACCTGCGACATCACGATGTCCCTGGACGGTTTCGTCGCCGGCCCGGACCAGGGCCTGGCCGACCCGCTGGGCCGGGGCGCCGAGCGGCTGCACCGCTGGATGTTCGAGGAGCCCGAGGCCAACGCCGAGGCCATCGAGAAGATCACGTCGGCGCGCGCCTACATCATGGGCCGCAACATGTTCGGGCCCGGCCGCGGCGCGTGGGATCTGGAGTGGAACGGCTGGTGGGGCGAGGAGCCGCCCTACCACGCGCCGGTGTTCGTCCTGACCCATCACCCGCGCGACAGCGTCACGATGAAGGGCGGCACGACCTTCGAGTTCGTGACCGACGGGATCGAGGCCGCGCTCGCCCGGGCGCGGGAGGCCGCGGACGGCGCGGACGTCGCGATCTGCGGCGGCGCCAGCACGGTCGGCCAGTACCTCGCGGCCGGGCTGATCGACGAGCTGCGGCTGCACGTCGCGCCGATCACCCTCGGCGCCGGGGAGCGGCTGTTCGAGGGGGCCGGTGACCTCCGGCTCGAACAGACCGCCGTGTCGGGGACCGGCCTGGTGTCCCACCTCACCCTCCGCCGCGCCCGCGGCTGA